The sequence below is a genomic window from Flagellimonas marinaquae.
TTGAAAAGGTCTGTTCTGCGCATTCGTAGGGGAATTCCATAAGATAGGGCAATGATTTTATGGCGGTCCATGCTGGATTTGAAGTGTACTCCAATGTAAATCGATGATGTTGGAGCGATGTGGAGCTTTGTGTTTTCAATGACTCCAGAACAACTTCTTTAGTGTTATTGGGCAGCACCCAAATGGGTTTAGATTCGGTTATCAATATCCTGTTGGACAAAACGGGAATGACCATACTTTCCCCATCACTTTTAGCACCTGATTTGGCCAGCACTTTAAGCTGAACTGCGTTTGTGTTTTCAGGGATATGGAGCTTCCAAGAAACGTTTACATCATTGTTGGGGGAAATACTGAAGTTTTGTGTTTGGTCATTTCCAAAGACGTTCTGGTCCAATGGTTTCATGGTTTCCGCATCGAACAGTTGTAGGATGGCAACACCGGATTGCGGATCGGAAGTGAGATTACTGATTTTGGAAGAAAACACCAAAGTGTCCTTTTCCCTTAAAAAACGTGGATAGTTTGGAACTAGGCTCAGGTCTTTCTGGGTTACGGCCGTTTTTTCCAATCGACCAACCTCTAAATCCTTGGTATGGGCAAGCATCATAAACCGCCATTTGGTCAAAGCTTGAGGGGAATCAAAATTGATGTTGATGGCACCATTGGAATCCGTTGTGAGATTGGGCAAGAAAAATGCCGTCTCCTTCAGGTTAGATCTGGTTTCTACCTGCAGGGCATTTTCAAGACCTTTTTTTGTTGTGATGATGACCACACCATTGACTCCTCTTGAGCCATAAATGGCCGAGGCGGAATCACCCTTTAACACGGTGATATCCTCAATGTCGGAAGGAAGAATGGTCACTTCATTCAATCCATCTGGACCAAATTCGATGGGAACACCGTCAATGACAAAGAGGGGCCTATTTTTAGAGTTCAAGGAGGTCATTCCTCGAATGATGACTTCAGCTCCTGCACCTGCGTTTCCGGCCGCTTCGGTAATCTGTATTCCGGCCACTTTACCAGCAAGTTTGTTTTCAATATCGGCACTTATACTGTAGGCATTAATATAAACCGCACCTGTCAAATCTTTTTTGAGCTGAACACCCATAGCTGTGATCACGACTTCATCCAAAGCTTGGGAATCCTCTTCCAAAGCTATGTTCACGGAGTTCGATTGAGTGATGGGAACCATTTCACTTTTAAAACCAATGTAGCTAAGGACCAATTCGGAACCGATCGGGGCATTAATGGAGTAAAAACCATCAAAATCGGTCTGTGTCCCTGAAGTGGTACCATTTACAATTACGTTCACACCAGGTAGGGGTATCCCATCAGAATCCATCACAATACCACTGATGTTACCTTCAGCCTTTGGGGGTTGATATGTCTTGAGCTTGAGTTTTTGGAGATAACGGTCATTATCATATTGGGTACTTCCAAAATCGAGTCCAAACCAGTTGAGCTGATGATAGTTTTTAAGAAAAGTAAGTGCGTTTAGTCGTGGCGTGTAATGGAACTTTCTAAAATTCGTGGTTGTAAACGAATAGCCATCATCTATTCTCGGTGCATAGGCACTACGGTAATATTGATGTCCAAATCGGTTGTCCCAATCGTGCGGCTTAAATTGGTCCAGAGAAGTATCGTACATACTTGCCAAGACTTCCGCATTGGCACCCTTGTTATCTGAATTGGTAATCTTGAAGCTCCATGTTTCTTTTGCATCGGGAACAAGTTTATTTCTAAAGCTTATCGTTTCGATGGTCAGCCCTTTGGTGACTTCGGGAAAATCTACCGCAAATTGCGTGGAGTAAAGACTATTGAATTTTACAAAATACAGATTGAACTCCAATTTGTCCTTAAAGCCTTTCTCAACGGGAACCTTTATATATGAAGTCCCTTTTTTAATGTCAATTTCATTGCTGTACACCTTCTTTTCATTACAATAACCGTCCAAGAAAAACTTTAGGTTCTCTGCTGCGGTACTAATTTGAAGGTGTACGAAGCCATCTCTTTTATAGGCACTATTGACAAGTTTGTAATCAAAAAGTTGACTTTTGGATACGAATGCCTCGTTATTGCCATATACATCAAACCCTTGTTCAATTGAGACCGTGTCTTTTAACTGGTCCACAGCGGTCAGTGTGATAGTATAGGATCCGGCTTGCCATGCCTTCATATCCCCCAAAGCGATAACTTCCTCACCATTGGTTTCGATTTGTTTTCTGAGTACCATTTCTCTTTTGGTCCAATGTTCCTTTAGGTCGAGACTATCAAATAGTTCATGGGGGAAGAGCTGTCGATACCTTTCTTTTTCCATTATCTGCCCTTCTGGTAAACCCCAAGGTTTTTTTCGGAATACATAATCAGGTTCTTTTAGCTTAAATATCTTTATCTCCAGTTGGGCAGGTATAGGTTGGGAATTCAGATTTTGAGCCGTTACACTTATACTGTTGGATTCTTCTTTGTTCAATGTAGAGGCCATCTTGAGATTGGCCTGTAGATTATGATAGCCTACCCGGACAGTGGTTTCGGCGGACCTTGTTTCTCCGTTGATGTCAGTGACATCTGCTGTGATGTCATAGGAATAAATGGGCCTGTGCGTTTTGAAAATGGTGGAATCTGGGATGGATACAAATGGAATTTCAAAGCTTCCTTTCCCATTTGTTTCAACTTCACCTTGGGCTATGATCTGTGCCTCACTTTGATAGTACAGACTACCACGCAATGAGGTCAAATTTCGTTTTACGGTGTATTGGACCTTCGCATTTTTAATGGCCATACCAAGTAGTGCATTGGCATTACCCTTGACCACAACGGAATCACCGACCAGAAGGTTTTCCTTTACCTCTTCAAAATTCACTTCAAAACGCGGTCTTTTGTATTCCTCCACCGAGAAATAGACTTCGGCCATTTCAAAATCATCGATTTTGTACCAGTAGGGGTCTTCATCCTCTTCATCGGTTCCATAATCTTCATCCATTTCGATCAAGAACTCACCCGTTAGTACATTACGGGGTATCTCATATTGTCCATGGACAGAACCAAATTCATTGGTCTTTAACCGGATTTCTTTGATTTCCTCATTATTAGCATCATAGATGAACAAGGTGACCCAAGTATTCGGCACAACGTTGGTTTTTCCCTTTTTTTGTTCCGTTAGGATTCCCTTGAAATAGAGGGTTTGCCCCGGACGATATATACTTCGGTCCAAAAAGAGTGACATTTTGGCCAGACGCTCATCCTCATTATTGAAATAGTTGCTTTTTGAATACAGCCTTTGATCATAGTTTACAATGGTATCATGCTCTTTGATGGCCATGACTTTTAAATCATAGAAATCTTTTTTAGGTCGTTTTACCGAGAAGGAACCCTTAGCATCGGTCTCTCCAATTTTAACGTAGTCCTCGTCATCGGTCAAGGTAAGTTTGGCTCCCGGAATTGGGTGTCCGTTTGACCGGTCCAGTAATTTAAAATCGAGACTGTTCTCAGCCATTGTGGAGAGCAACACCAAGTTTGTGGCTTGGACTTTTTCATACGCATATATTTCATTGAGTGCCATTGGATTTCCAACTTTGGATGCAATGATCAAGTGGCTGCCCATAGGGAGTTCAGGAAAGTCGATCTCTATGTCGTGACTATAGAAATCCTTTTTCTTTTGTAGGCTGTAAAACCTATTGGCAATGTGTTTCGTGTTTTTGATCACGTTCAGTGCAAGACTGTCACGCTTATACGAGTAGGTGTCCGTAAAATATTCGTTGGGGATAGGATATATGGAGATATAAAGGGAATCTACATTTTTAAAAGTGACCCTTCCAAGAAATGGTTTATTGTGGACAATATTTTTCTCCATCTCAATATCCAATTCTTGTTTTTCAATCTTGGTCTTTAAAATTTTGCAGAGCAGACCACCATCCGAGTTTGGATATTTATCGATTACTTCTTTACACAAGTTATAGGCCCTGATTCTTTGTTCCGCAAGTAGTGGGTCATTTTTTGCATTGTTGCTATTGGTCGCATTGAACAAGCTTTCCGCGATTTCATAGGCTATGATTCCGGAGACTCTATGGTCAGGATATTTTTCATATAGCCGTTGCAACCCGTTCAAATACAATCGATTTCTATTTTCCAACGGAGAGTTGTTCCTTGAAAACTTCAATCTTTGGATTACCACATCTACATATGCTATGGTGTCGTTGTTTTTGTGAAAGGTTTCCAGTTCTTGGAACAGCTTTAAGGCCCTTTGATTCGAAAAAATACTGTCAACGGTCTTGAAGGGCTCTTTGACAAATTCTTCCGTGGATTCAAAAATCACGGGGTCGTTAAGGAAAAACCGTTCTTCAGACCTATTTACATACCATCGGTCAATTTTATGGAAGGCCAGGGCCCTATGCATCAAAAAATCGTAGAGGGTAGGCCTATACTTTTTGGAGGTATTGCTCTCCGTTAGAATTGCCTTAAACTGATCAATCGGTATTTCTTTCAGCTCATTGGTATGCTGTAATGATTGTTTGTGGAGTTTCCCTATATGGGCTACTAAAGTATTGGCATCCCATTTTTCAAAATCATCGGTTTCTTCACTATTTAAAGTTTCCGTTCTGTTTCGGATTTTATATTGATTGTGGGCGAGATATTGCTCCAAAAAACCTGCATACACGGATGTAAGAAGTGCATCGGTCGGAAATTTGGAAGTGTTGATATATCCCTGTATTTCTTTGATAACCTGTTGCTGGGCATTTTCCTCAAGCAAAAGAGCGAACTTGGATTTGTAGATAAAGCTCTTGACGATTTGATCACTATCGTTGGCTCTGTTACTCTTTTTAAGAATCTTGTCAACGACTTCAGAGGCACTTTTAAACTTCCCATCGAGTTCAAATTGTTCAACTTCCTTCCAAAGATTATCGTATTTGGTTTGTGCTGTGGTACATTGGAGCCCTATAATTAGGAGTAATAGAAGTAAAGGTTTTTTCATGGTGGTCAATTTTCCTGAAAGAACTAAAGTTACACTCTTAAGTACAAGTGCCAATGAGTGTACCTATCATATGGGTTAGGGAAGGGAACAAAACCATCGATTTATGACAACTGATTCAATGTCTTCTGGAAATTATTAAAATTCACTGAATTTCCTCTGCCGTTTTATTGATTGTATCGTTTACCATTTCCCTATTGGCATCCAACTCTTTCTCCAAATAATATAATCCATCCAGATATGGGGTATATTGTGTGATTGCAACCCCAAGACTATTTTCGGCAAGTTGGCCTTGTTTGTTAAAACGTCTTACCTCGATGTACAGACCGGAAGGCCTCATGGTATATTCATATATGGCGGTGCCATACTCATCCTCTATTAGGGATAAGTCCTTATCAAATCGCTTTACTTTCGAGGTTTCGCCCATGTCGGCCCATTCATATTCAATTTTATAGTAGCCGGATGGTCCTATTACAGGCTCACGGTTTTTATCCAAATAGCTATGGGATAAGGTATGTCCCAGTTCATCCAAAACCCAAGTTAGAATCGATATACCACTGGAATTATTGGTGTATCTGTTTTGTTCATCCAAATATTCATAACCTGTGATATATTGCCTTTTGTTATAAATGGTGTTAATGGCACTGATACCTTCTGGGTCCTTGGTTCTCTGATTCAAGGAATTGAAATATTCGGTTCTCGTCAGGTTGTTATACTTATTATAATAAAATCGGGTTATGGCAACCCCTGATTTCAATTTTCCATTAGCATTGTACTCATATTTAACCGAATCGAGACCTGCATGATTTAAAAGGAAGCGTGTTTTGAATACGCCATCGATCAAGCCAGGTTTCATATTGATATCGTAATTACTACGCTCTAATAGGCCTCCTTTGCTATTGTATTTGTAAATGTTATAGGTAATGCTGTCAACAGCATACGCCAATTGATTTTGGGGATTGAAGTAGGTAGTCTTTGCCTTGTTTCCGTTCTGGTCATATTCCCATCGGATAATGGCAACATCAGACTGAAAAACTTTAAGATTGCCAATGGAATCGTAGCAAGCAGTTTCGGTCTGCTTACCTAGCGCATCATATCGGTATCTATACTCCACCACACCATCATTTGTTTTTGCAAAATTGCCCTTCTTATCAAAATAAATTTCAGATACTACCAAGCTCTTTTTGTCAAGCCTTTTCTTGATCAAGGCAATATTGTGTTCATTCTGAATGGTATCCCCGTAGGCATCAATATTGTATTCCAAGATAATGCTGTCCCCAACATGGACAAATCTTGTCGCTCCCCATTGGGTATCATTGTATTTGAGTACTTTACCCGGGTAATAAAAAGCTTGAAACGTGATTTTTCCTAGTGAATCGTATTCGGAAACTTTTTGAAAATAATCATCATTGGCCACAATGGGTCTATGATCTTTGTTGAACCTTTTGACCTGAATCTCCCTATCGTAAAGGTCATAGGTATACTCGTAAATCGATGCGCCATTGTCGTCATAGGTATAATTTCCATTTTCGTCCAATGAGCTTGCCCGGATCATATTTCCTCTTTCATCATAATCATATGTTAAATGGTAGTCACCTAAATGAAAAGCGAATTCCCCATTTTCGTCATAAAGCCTGTATTTGGTTTTTTTATGGTTATCATCGAAATCCAGTTCGTATCTGGCGATCAGATCCGTATCGTTCTTTAATCTCTTCCTCCTATCTAAATTTTCAATAATTATAGTTCTTTCCTCTTTATCGAGTATTCTCTTTGTTTGATAAATTCCCTCATCATTTGGAATGATTTTTCCATTCCGATTAAAATACGAGGCAATGTAGGACGGTTCATCCTGATTATATTTCCACTTTGTTTCATATACCAAATTCCGGCTGACCCTTTCACCCTTATAGTTAAAATAATGGACGGTCCTATCCATATCTTCATTAACATAGGTCTTATATAGGCTGATCTCCAAATCTTGATTGTAACTTTCATCAGGGTTGAGATAGTGAACCTCAAATACATCATCCTTGTTTTTAAGGACCCTTGTTATTGCGGTATTAAAATACCCTCCATTGACCAGTTTGCCATTTTTATAAAATTTGATGACCTTCTCATCGAGATTGCGATAGGACACCTCATAGGTTTCACCAAATTTAATATCCTTTTCACCCACTGGATATGAGGTCAAAACTTTATTTGTATGGGTGAAATAGATATGTCGATAGAATTGTGTTCGATTCTTTGTGAAATCATAATAACTGAGTATATCCTCATTTTCATAGTAAGCTGTTTCCCTTAGCCAATCGTCTATTTGAAGCTCCCAGTATCTTTGTAGGTCCGTATTGGCATTATGATCAGTAATACTATCATATACATCTTGCAAGCTATCCAATTTTTTCGCATACTTTTTATGCAAGGATTCCATGGTTTTATATGATAAACCACCAAGCCCTTTTGCCACAATCTCTTTTCTTAATAATCTTGCGCAATATTCCGTAATATTGAAATGGTATTGTTCATGGACCAATACATTATATCCTTCGTATTCGTTTCTCAAACGCTCAGAAAGGTTGGGGTTCATGTAGGCATAGACCCTAGAGTTTTTATCGGTTATCAATTTAGGGCTGGCAATATAGGAGTAAATGGTAGCCACGAAATCTTCATCCATAAACCGAACCAACTTAAAATCATCCCAGTCTAATTGTCTTTCCGACCAAGCTACAATGGCTTTGTTACCGCTTCCAGATTTATAGGTAAAGCCAAACGTCATTATGACCACTATCAAAATGATGGATAAAATGATATGGTGCTTAATTTTCATAAGGTGAGGGAAGATTTTCTAAAAATGACTTTATAAAGCTGAAAGGAAAAATAGGTTAGACACAGGAACAGACCAATAATAATCAATTCAAAAAAGATGGCTTGTACATAAATTTCGGTATCCCGGAAATAAAGGGTGTACAGCCGAACTAAAAAATAAAATGTACTGGAGTAAATGACCCTTTCCTTGAACTGCCCTTTACCGTCAATCTCCAATGCTTGGGAATTATGGTTCATTATCAAAGCCAGAAAATGGCACGGAATAACTGAAATTGATATATACAAAAACAGTTCCATGTCGGAGACATTGAGATATTCCATTAGCATTGCTGCCAGTAGCACATTGATAAGGATTGGACTACTTAATCGTAGCAAAGAGTGGCCAATGGAAAGCTTCCCAAATGGAAACTTTAGGGTATTTTCTTCTGGGTCTTTCATCGAAACGACCACTTCCTTGGGATTTCGTCCGTACTTGTTAATGCCATTTTGAGCGTCTTGGAACAACATTAAAAGACCATAAAAAGGGATGAACTGAAAAAAACCACTGTTCCCCAAGTCGTGACAACGTTTGGCGCCTTGTGCCAACAAAAACCATATCAATACCGAGATGAAGGGGTAAAAAAAGAGTGCTGCTGCCGGAAACTCTTGCCATAAAAATGACGCACAGAGGTAAAGGATTATGTAGATCAAGTAACTTAGACCATACTCTAACCGTCGTATACGGCCATCAAAAGAAAATGGGTTTTGGAACATTGAGGTTGGGCTAGTAGGCTATTTTTAAAGTTACGTTTTAAAAATAGTGGAATATTTTTAATAAGGAAATTTCTGTCTTTTTTAAACGCTGTTTTTCGTTGAATTTCATTTTCCAAAGATGAATAAGTAAAAAAATGCCTAAGTTAGTGGTGTAAAACTCCCATAAGTTTTGCCTCTGGATGTGCCGATTTGAACACGGTTCAGGGTTCGGTTAACTGGTCTAAGTTAATAGTGTAAAATATTAAAAATCAACTATTTACGTTTATAGGGATGGGCCTGCCACCCCGACGAACCTAGAAATAGGTCACAACAAAACACTGTTAATCATTTGATTTTCAGTGTTTTTTGTTTTTTATGCATTCATTTGATTTTATTTAAAACCAAATAAAAGGTGTGCAATTCGGTGTACAGCGATTTATCCGGAATGTGCTAACTTGAAAGGACTTTAGGGTACGATTTGACTTTCGTCTTTACAATTTATTGTTTAACCAAAGTCATGGAAAATGAAATCAAAACACACTTTCACCGTA
It includes:
- a CDS encoding alpha-2-macroglobulin family protein gives rise to the protein MKKPLLLLLLIIGLQCTTAQTKYDNLWKEVEQFELDGKFKSASEVVDKILKKSNRANDSDQIVKSFIYKSKFALLLEENAQQQVIKEIQGYINTSKFPTDALLTSVYAGFLEQYLAHNQYKIRNRTETLNSEETDDFEKWDANTLVAHIGKLHKQSLQHTNELKEIPIDQFKAILTESNTSKKYRPTLYDFLMHRALAFHKIDRWYVNRSEERFFLNDPVIFESTEEFVKEPFKTVDSIFSNQRALKLFQELETFHKNNDTIAYVDVVIQRLKFSRNNSPLENRNRLYLNGLQRLYEKYPDHRVSGIIAYEIAESLFNATNSNNAKNDPLLAEQRIRAYNLCKEVIDKYPNSDGGLLCKILKTKIEKQELDIEMEKNIVHNKPFLGRVTFKNVDSLYISIYPIPNEYFTDTYSYKRDSLALNVIKNTKHIANRFYSLQKKKDFYSHDIEIDFPELPMGSHLIIASKVGNPMALNEIYAYEKVQATNLVLLSTMAENSLDFKLLDRSNGHPIPGAKLTLTDDEDYVKIGETDAKGSFSVKRPKKDFYDLKVMAIKEHDTIVNYDQRLYSKSNYFNNEDERLAKMSLFLDRSIYRPGQTLYFKGILTEQKKGKTNVVPNTWVTLFIYDANNEEIKEIRLKTNEFGSVHGQYEIPRNVLTGEFLIEMDEDYGTDEEDEDPYWYKIDDFEMAEVYFSVEEYKRPRFEVNFEEVKENLLVGDSVVVKGNANALLGMAIKNAKVQYTVKRNLTSLRGSLYYQSEAQIIAQGEVETNGKGSFEIPFVSIPDSTIFKTHRPIYSYDITADVTDINGETRSAETTVRVGYHNLQANLKMASTLNKEESNSISVTAQNLNSQPIPAQLEIKIFKLKEPDYVFRKKPWGLPEGQIMEKERYRQLFPHELFDSLDLKEHWTKREMVLRKQIETNGEEVIALGDMKAWQAGSYTITLTAVDQLKDTVSIEQGFDVYGNNEAFVSKSQLFDYKLVNSAYKRDGFVHLQISTAAENLKFFLDGYCNEKKVYSNEIDIKKGTSYIKVPVEKGFKDKLEFNLYFVKFNSLYSTQFAVDFPEVTKGLTIETISFRNKLVPDAKETWSFKITNSDNKGANAEVLASMYDTSLDQFKPHDWDNRFGHQYYRSAYAPRIDDGYSFTTTNFRKFHYTPRLNALTFLKNYHQLNWFGLDFGSTQYDNDRYLQKLKLKTYQPPKAEGNISGIVMDSDGIPLPGVNVIVNGTTSGTQTDFDGFYSINAPIGSELVLSYIGFKSEMVPITQSNSVNIALEEDSQALDEVVITAMGVQLKKDLTGAVYINAYSISADIENKLAGKVAGIQITEAAGNAGAGAEVIIRGMTSLNSKNRPLFVIDGVPIEFGPDGLNEVTILPSDIEDITVLKGDSASAIYGSRGVNGVVIITTKKGLENALQVETRSNLKETAFFLPNLTTDSNGAININFDSPQALTKWRFMMLAHTKDLEVGRLEKTAVTQKDLSLVPNYPRFLREKDTLVFSSKISNLTSDPQSGVAILQLFDAETMKPLDQNVFGNDQTQNFSISPNNDVNVSWKLHIPENTNAVQLKVLAKSGAKSDGESMVIPVLSNRILITESKPIWVLPNNTKEVVLESLKTQSSTSLQHHRFTLEYTSNPAWTAIKSLPYLMEFPYECAEQTFSRFYANAIAEHIVNSNPQIAEVFQSWADTGQEKSALEKNEELQSILIAETPWARDAKNESENKAKLGRLFEKNALTDHQTQALNKLKELQLASGGFPWFAGGRESNFITRHIVAGFGHLKKMNVTSENSSYTKGLTGRALQYLDMEFVKNYKQKLKEAVDSTQIALNNADIHYLYARSFFLDSHPVTGELKTIQAKYVALCEEKWLTKPLYEKGLTALIMNRYGKKDIAKKILEALNEQAVHSEENGIYWKANKSGWYWFQAPIETQALLIEAFTEIGATNETIDGLKLWLLKNKRTHQWDTTKATTEAIYALLIQGNDWLSVADNTSILIGDQKIQTKKLDQTEKEAGTGYMKLVWSEEEISPEMAEIKIQNKSKVSGFGGIYWQYFENLDKIVDAEDGPLMIGKNIFLTEKTTDGEKLRPIGPELKLNLGDLITVRLEITSTEELEFVHLKDLRASGLEPIDVLSEYKWQDGLGYYQSTKDVATHFFFDRLPKGTYILEYQLRVNNSGDFGTGIATLQSMYAPEFSGHSKGARLKVE
- a CDS encoding DUF805 domain-containing protein — encoded protein: MFQNPFSFDGRIRRLEYGLSYLIYIILYLCASFLWQEFPAAALFFYPFISVLIWFLLAQGAKRCHDLGNSGFFQFIPFYGLLMLFQDAQNGINKYGRNPKEVVVSMKDPEENTLKFPFGKLSIGHSLLRLSSPILINVLLAAMLMEYLNVSDMELFLYISISVIPCHFLALIMNHNSQALEIDGKGQFKERVIYSSTFYFLVRLYTLYFRDTEIYVQAIFFELIIIGLFLCLTYFSFQLYKVIFRKSSLTL